In a genomic window of Xylophilus rhododendri:
- a CDS encoding peptidoglycan D,D-transpeptidase FtsI family protein: MHIRGQSSGLNFSTSPLLASRTPVWRSKFLLAVMAAGFAVLAGRAFYVQVFNNRFFIHQGEIRFSRTLLLPASRGRILDRNGLVLASSVPAPDIWAIPQDVETDDPAVLAKLEQVARLLSMPKAELVKKLGDPDRSFVWVQRQVDKDIADRIAALHVPGLYERTDYKREYPSGEGDAHVVGFANVENIGQEGMELSLNQRLAGTSGSRRVIKDRIGRIVDDIGEEVPPVDGQDVALSIDDRIQFIAYQKLRDAVVANKAHAGSVVVVDAHTGELLAMANYPSFDPNDRGHLTGEQLRNRAMTDVFEPGSTMKPLTVATALQLGRVQPNTIIDTNPGSVVVTGATIHDDANFGVLTVQGVIQKSSNVGATKISQRMSAHEMWDSFSAVGLGRKPDTVFPGAVSGRLRPWKTWRPVEQATMSYGYGLSASLFQIAHAYTAFSNDGSVIPVSVLKLDAPPQGVQVFSPLVASEVREMMHLAASPEGTAPLARTDGYSVGGKTGTAHKQVGKGYASNKYRAWYTGMSPIDKPRIIVSVMVDEPSAGKYFGGQVAAPVFSQVVQQTLRILGVRPDLAVTSGVAMAKDKAPAVAAVSASSAGHL; encoded by the coding sequence ATGCACATCCGCGGACAAAGCAGCGGCCTCAATTTCTCCACCAGCCCGCTCCTGGCCAGCCGCACGCCGGTCTGGCGCAGCAAATTCCTGCTGGCCGTCATGGCCGCCGGCTTCGCGGTGCTGGCGGGCCGGGCCTTCTATGTGCAGGTGTTCAACAACCGCTTCTTCATCCACCAGGGGGAGATCCGCTTCTCCCGCACCCTGCTGCTGCCGGCCAGCCGCGGCCGCATCCTGGACCGCAACGGCCTGGTGCTGGCCTCCAGCGTGCCGGCGCCCGACATCTGGGCGATTCCGCAGGACGTGGAGACCGACGACCCGGCCGTGCTCGCCAAGCTGGAGCAGGTGGCCCGGCTGCTGTCCATGCCCAAGGCCGAGCTGGTGAAGAAGCTGGGCGACCCCGATCGCAGCTTCGTCTGGGTGCAGCGCCAGGTCGACAAGGACATCGCCGACCGCATCGCCGCCCTGCACGTACCCGGCCTCTACGAGCGCACCGACTACAAGCGCGAATACCCCTCCGGCGAGGGCGATGCCCATGTGGTGGGTTTCGCCAACGTGGAGAACATCGGCCAGGAGGGCATGGAGCTGAGCCTCAACCAGCGCCTGGCAGGCACCTCCGGATCGCGCCGAGTCATCAAGGACCGCATCGGCCGCATCGTGGACGACATCGGCGAGGAAGTTCCGCCGGTCGACGGCCAGGACGTGGCCCTGAGCATCGACGACCGCATCCAGTTCATCGCCTACCAGAAGCTGCGCGACGCGGTGGTCGCCAACAAGGCGCATGCCGGCAGCGTGGTGGTGGTCGATGCCCATACCGGCGAGCTGCTGGCCATGGCCAACTACCCCAGCTTCGATCCCAACGACCGCGGCCACCTCACCGGCGAGCAGCTGCGCAACCGGGCGATGACCGATGTGTTCGAGCCCGGCTCCACGATGAAGCCGTTGACCGTGGCCACGGCGCTGCAGCTCGGCCGGGTGCAGCCGAACACCATCATCGACACCAACCCGGGCTCGGTGGTGGTGACCGGCGCCACCATCCACGACGACGCCAACTTCGGCGTGCTGACGGTGCAGGGCGTGATCCAGAAATCGAGCAACGTGGGCGCCACCAAGATCTCGCAGCGCATGTCGGCGCACGAGATGTGGGACTCGTTCTCCGCCGTCGGCCTGGGCCGCAAGCCCGACACCGTCTTCCCCGGCGCCGTCAGCGGAAGGCTGCGGCCCTGGAAGACCTGGCGGCCGGTGGAGCAGGCCACCATGTCCTATGGCTACGGCCTCTCGGCTTCGCTGTTCCAGATCGCCCATGCCTACACGGCGTTTTCCAACGACGGCAGCGTGATACCGGTGAGTGTGCTGAAGCTCGATGCGCCGCCGCAGGGCGTGCAGGTGTTCTCGCCGCTGGTCGCCAGCGAGGTGCGCGAGATGATGCACCTGGCCGCCTCGCCCGAAGGCACGGCGCCGCTGGCGCGCACCGACGGCTATTCGGTCGGCGGCAAGACCGGCACCGCGCACAAGCAGGTCGGCAAGGGCTACGCCAGCAACAAATACCGCGCCTGGTACACCGGCATGTCGCCGATTGACAAGCCGCGCATCATCGTCTCGGTGATGGTGGACGAGCCCAGCGCCGGCAAGTACTTCGGCGGCCAGGTGGCCGCGCCGGTGTTCAGCCAGGTGGTGCAGCAGACGCTGCGCATCCTGGGCGTGAGGCCGGACCTGGCCGTCACCTCGGGCGTGGCGATGGCCAAGGACAAGGCCCCGGCGGTGGCCGCGGTATCGGCCTCCAGCGCCGGCCATCTCTGA
- a CDS encoding GntR family transcriptional regulator produces the protein MVLKTKAPRVPEPAAKVARVPLYEKVLTTLREEITARRYDQAGILPSESALIERFGVSRITVRRALDELARAGLVERNRGRITRVVPSLPPTVIDLSTELETTLARSAGLVIRVLGFKWIKPAAEIAETLGVGPAEKVLWITRLRSRGDQPIVHTSVHLPRPLGQLVDAESLGHRQLVDLLRAQGKVAASAEQVLSAAPCPPELAECLALAPGEPVFRLERVLFDARRKPMLRLVSSFRWDCMGYRMSLRQDSLQTATHVDPHDDTMLQAEHAD, from the coding sequence ATGGTTTTGAAGACGAAAGCGCCTCGTGTGCCCGAGCCCGCCGCGAAGGTGGCGCGGGTGCCCCTGTACGAGAAGGTGCTGACCACGCTGCGCGAGGAGATCACCGCGCGCCGCTACGACCAGGCCGGCATCCTGCCCAGCGAGAGCGCGCTCATCGAGCGCTTCGGCGTGTCGCGCATCACCGTGCGCCGCGCCCTCGACGAACTCGCCCGCGCCGGACTGGTCGAGCGCAACCGCGGCCGCATCACCCGCGTGGTCCCCAGCCTGCCGCCCACCGTCATCGACCTCAGCACCGAACTCGAGACCACCCTGGCCCGCTCGGCCGGCCTGGTCATCCGGGTGCTCGGTTTCAAATGGATCAAGCCTGCGGCAGAGATCGCTGAAACGCTGGGCGTGGGTCCGGCCGAGAAGGTGCTCTGGATCACCCGCCTGCGTTCGCGCGGCGACCAGCCCATCGTGCACACCTCGGTGCACCTGCCGCGCCCGCTCGGCCAGCTGGTCGATGCCGAGTCGCTGGGCCACCGGCAGCTGGTGGACCTGCTGCGCGCCCAGGGCAAGGTGGCGGCCAGCGCCGAGCAGGTGCTGAGCGCCGCGCCCTGTCCGCCCGAGCTGGCCGAATGCCTGGCGCTGGCGCCGGGCGAGCCGGTGTTCCGGCTGGAGCGCGTGCTCTTCGATGCACGCCGGAAGCCGATGCTGCGGCTGGTCTCCTCCTTCCGCTGGGACTGCATGGGCTACCGCATGTCGCTGCGCCAGGACTCGCTGCAGACGGCCACCCATGTCGATCCGCACGACGACACCATGCTCCAGGCCGAGCACGCCGACTGA
- a CDS encoding isocitrate lyase/PEP mutase family protein, which translates to MTQASKLRALMQGDAIVPLAGTYDALSARLAQRAGLPVAYVSGYCVSAALLGQPDVGYLTLPEIVGVARSITAQVDIPIICDGDDGYGNHLNTGRLVRELERVGVAGVQMEDQVSPKRCGHMRGKRVVPARDMVAKIRAAVDTRRDADFVVIARTDAIAVEGFEAAMERAHAYSEAGADVIFLEAPETLEQARAVPAAFAQPTVFNWAYGGRSPLPTTEEVKAMGYKFLLCPDTIFAVTRTLLEVYGEVARTGTYAAVTDRMSSFDEFNDLIGLAGVAELDRRYGPPQP; encoded by the coding sequence ATGACACAGGCTTCCAAGCTCCGGGCCCTGATGCAGGGCGATGCCATCGTGCCGCTCGCAGGCACCTACGACGCGCTTTCGGCCAGGCTCGCCCAGCGGGCCGGTCTGCCGGTGGCCTATGTCAGCGGCTATTGCGTCTCGGCGGCGCTGCTCGGCCAGCCGGACGTGGGTTATCTCACCCTGCCGGAGATCGTCGGCGTGGCGCGCTCCATCACCGCGCAGGTCGACATCCCCATCATCTGCGACGGCGACGATGGCTACGGCAACCACCTCAACACCGGCCGCCTGGTGCGTGAACTCGAACGCGTGGGCGTGGCCGGCGTGCAGATGGAAGACCAGGTCTCGCCCAAGCGCTGCGGCCACATGCGCGGCAAACGGGTGGTGCCGGCGCGCGACATGGTGGCCAAGATCCGCGCGGCGGTGGATACCCGGCGCGATGCGGACTTCGTGGTCATCGCCCGCACCGATGCGATCGCGGTGGAGGGCTTCGAGGCCGCCATGGAGCGCGCCCATGCCTACAGCGAGGCCGGCGCCGACGTGATCTTCCTGGAGGCGCCCGAGACCCTGGAGCAGGCCCGCGCCGTGCCGGCAGCCTTTGCCCAACCGACCGTCTTCAACTGGGCCTACGGCGGCCGCTCGCCACTGCCGACGACCGAGGAAGTCAAGGCCATGGGCTACAAGTTCCTGCTGTGCCCGGACACCATCTTCGCCGTCACCCGCACCCTGCTCGAGGTGTACGGCGAGGTGGCGCGCACCGGCACCTATGCCGCCGTCACCGACCGCATGAGCAGCTTCGACGAGTTCAACGACCTGATCGGCCTGGCCGGCGTGGCCGAGCTCGATCGCCGGTACGGCCCGCCGCAGCCATGA
- a CDS encoding LeuD/DmdB family oxidoreductase small subunit, with protein sequence MTLALQLAGRVMTVGDDISTDLIYPARYMPLRAPQEQAAHVLEGLGEAANAQARSSAVLAAGWNFGCGSSREQAATALRHAGVRLVVARSFARLFFRNCINTGLPVIESEALADRLLAGEEVAVDLEAGIARMASGELRFAPLPEPLLDILRHGGLLGHLRGQAA encoded by the coding sequence ATGACCCTCGCCCTGCAGCTCGCCGGCCGGGTGATGACGGTGGGCGACGACATCAGCACCGACCTGATCTATCCCGCCCGCTACATGCCGCTGCGAGCGCCGCAGGAGCAGGCCGCCCATGTGCTCGAAGGCCTGGGCGAGGCCGCCAACGCGCAGGCCCGCTCCAGCGCGGTGCTGGCCGCCGGCTGGAACTTCGGCTGCGGCAGCTCGCGCGAGCAGGCGGCCACGGCCCTGCGCCATGCAGGCGTGCGGCTGGTGGTGGCCCGTTCCTTCGCGCGGCTCTTCTTTCGCAACTGCATCAACACCGGCCTGCCGGTGATCGAGAGCGAGGCCCTGGCCGATCGCCTGCTGGCCGGCGAGGAGGTGGCCGTGGACCTCGAAGCGGGCATCGCCCGCATGGCTTCCGGCGAGCTGCGCTTCGCGCCCCTGCCCGAACCCCTGCTCGACATCCTGCGCCACGGCGGCCTGCTCGGCCACCTGCGGGGGCAGGCCGCATGA
- a CDS encoding aconitase/3-isopropylmalate dehydratase large subunit family protein, which yields MNHAPMTLAEKALSRAAGQPLKAGDFAVVQPDWCFTPDDAIGPIIDYLQEAGVRRPAHPARLGLVYDHYAPAGEIGMAGVHARGRRFVAEHGIAHFFDIGSGISHQLLMERGIVRPGQLVFNADSHTTMLGAAAAFGTGIGASETAYVWATGRIWLRVPATLRIVLHGRLGAGATAKDVCLQLLRRHGARLATYRAIEFHGEGAAGLDMPQRMTLCNMGVELGAKAAMFPFDAVTQRFFDALGIAVDAQAGRPDEGAVYESTVELDLAAVSPMVACPPTVDNVRPLSELSGIRIDQAFLGSCTNGRIDDLRAAAEVLRGRRVAAGVRMIVTPASSATYGEALRDGTIEVLHAAGCVVTPPGCGACAGLHLGVLGAGETCVSSSNRNFTGRMGAQDSEIYLASPAVVAASAVAGHLADPRSLAPL from the coding sequence ATGAACCACGCGCCCATGACCCTGGCCGAGAAGGCCCTTTCGCGCGCCGCCGGCCAGCCGCTGAAGGCCGGCGACTTCGCGGTGGTGCAGCCCGACTGGTGCTTCACGCCCGACGACGCCATCGGCCCCATCATCGATTACCTCCAGGAGGCCGGCGTGCGGCGCCCGGCGCATCCGGCGCGGCTCGGCCTGGTATACGACCACTACGCCCCGGCCGGCGAGATCGGCATGGCGGGCGTGCATGCACGCGGCCGGCGTTTCGTGGCGGAGCACGGCATCGCCCACTTCTTCGACATCGGCAGCGGCATCTCGCACCAGCTGCTGATGGAGCGCGGCATCGTGCGGCCGGGCCAGCTGGTCTTCAATGCCGATTCGCACACCACCATGCTGGGCGCGGCGGCCGCCTTCGGCACCGGCATAGGCGCCAGCGAGACGGCCTATGTATGGGCCACCGGCCGCATCTGGCTGCGCGTGCCGGCCACGCTGCGGATCGTGCTGCACGGCCGGCTCGGCGCGGGCGCCACCGCCAAGGACGTCTGCCTGCAGCTGTTGCGCCGGCATGGCGCCCGCCTGGCCACCTACCGCGCCATCGAGTTCCACGGCGAAGGCGCCGCCGGGCTCGACATGCCGCAGCGCATGACGCTCTGCAACATGGGCGTGGAGCTGGGCGCCAAGGCAGCGATGTTCCCCTTCGACGCGGTCACGCAACGCTTCTTCGATGCCCTGGGCATCGCGGTGGACGCGCAGGCCGGCCGGCCCGACGAGGGCGCCGTCTACGAGAGCACCGTCGAACTCGACTTGGCCGCCGTCTCGCCCATGGTGGCCTGCCCGCCCACGGTGGACAACGTGCGTCCCCTGTCCGAACTCTCGGGCATCCGCATCGACCAGGCCTTCCTCGGCTCCTGCACCAACGGCCGCATTGACGACCTGCGCGCCGCCGCCGAGGTGCTGCGCGGCCGGCGGGTGGCGGCCGGCGTGCGCATGATCGTCACGCCGGCCTCGTCGGCCACCTACGGCGAGGCGCTGCGCGACGGCACCATCGAAGTGCTGCATGCCGCCGGCTGCGTGGTCACGCCGCCCGGCTGCGGTGCCTGCGCCGGCCTGCACCTGGGCGTGCTGGGGGCGGGGGAGACCTGCGTGTCCTCCTCCAACCGCAACTTCACCGGCCGCATGGGCGCGCAGGACTCCGAGATCTATCTCGCCAGCCCCGCCGTCGTGGCCGCCAGCGCGGTGGCCGGCCACCTGGCCGACCCGCGCTCGCTCGCTCCGCTCTGA
- a CDS encoding M81 family metallopeptidase, giving the protein MRMFTASLGTESNTFSPMFTSLDDYREAVYVAPGEHPADIPMQCTAQLVVAREFAAREGFELVEGSCFFASPGGITNRQDYEFMRDTILREIAAAMPLDTLVLGLHGAMVADGYDDTEGDLIDAARAIVGDGCVLGVELDPHCHLTLRRVRQADAIVMYKEYPHTDTMEAARELIEIVLKIVRGAARPVMSVYDCKQLGSFPTTHPEMRAFVDYVKTLENQGPILSISIGHSYPYGDVPELGARILVIADDDKAAGDAMAERVGRQFMQLRGRTTPAFLGIDAGLDAALARAATASAPIVVTDAADNAGGGAPADNTSILHRLIERGITDAALAPLWDPMAVRHCFSAGVGARFRLRFGGKTGTISGAPVDADVEVLALVRDAWQTYGPARTTLGDAAAVRIGGVEVVINSSRTQALGPELFSQFGIDIAGKRLLVLKSSNHFMAGFGQLIGGVVHVHTDGLLVRDDYRRIAYSRVQRPIWPLDEALQGELLY; this is encoded by the coding sequence ATGCGCATGTTCACCGCCTCCCTGGGCACCGAGTCGAACACCTTCTCGCCGATGTTCACCAGCCTGGACGACTACCGCGAGGCGGTCTACGTGGCGCCCGGCGAGCATCCGGCCGACATCCCCATGCAGTGCACCGCCCAGCTGGTGGTGGCCCGCGAGTTCGCCGCGCGCGAGGGCTTCGAGCTGGTGGAGGGCAGCTGCTTCTTCGCCAGCCCGGGCGGCATCACCAACCGGCAGGACTACGAGTTCATGCGCGACACCATCCTGCGCGAGATCGCCGCCGCGATGCCGCTGGACACCCTGGTGCTCGGCCTGCACGGCGCCATGGTGGCCGACGGCTATGACGACACCGAGGGCGACCTGATCGATGCCGCCCGCGCCATCGTGGGCGATGGCTGCGTGCTCGGCGTGGAACTCGATCCCCACTGCCACCTCACCCTGCGCCGGGTGCGGCAGGCCGACGCCATCGTCATGTACAAGGAATATCCGCACACCGACACCATGGAGGCGGCGCGCGAGCTGATCGAGATCGTGCTGAAGATCGTGCGCGGCGCCGCGCGGCCGGTGATGTCGGTGTACGACTGCAAGCAGCTCGGCAGCTTCCCCACCACCCACCCGGAGATGCGCGCCTTCGTCGACTACGTGAAGACGCTGGAGAACCAGGGCCCCATCCTGTCGATCTCCATCGGCCACAGCTATCCCTACGGCGACGTGCCCGAGCTGGGTGCCCGCATCCTGGTGATCGCCGATGACGACAAGGCAGCGGGCGATGCCATGGCCGAACGCGTAGGACGGCAGTTCATGCAGCTGCGCGGCCGCACCACGCCGGCCTTCCTCGGCATCGACGCCGGCCTCGACGCCGCCCTGGCCCGCGCCGCCACCGCCAGCGCGCCCATCGTGGTGACCGATGCGGCCGACAACGCCGGCGGCGGCGCACCGGCGGACAACACCAGCATCCTGCACCGGCTGATCGAGCGCGGCATCACCGACGCCGCCCTGGCCCCGCTGTGGGATCCGATGGCCGTGCGCCACTGCTTCTCGGCCGGCGTCGGCGCCCGCTTCAGGCTGCGTTTCGGCGGCAAGACCGGCACCATCTCCGGCGCGCCGGTCGATGCCGATGTGGAAGTGCTGGCCCTGGTGCGCGACGCCTGGCAGACCTACGGCCCGGCCCGCACCACGCTGGGCGACGCGGCGGCGGTGCGCATCGGCGGCGTGGAGGTGGTGATCAACAGCAGCCGCACCCAGGCGCTGGGGCCGGAGCTGTTCAGCCAGTTCGGCATCGACATCGCTGGCAAGCGCCTGCTGGTGCTGAAGTCGAGCAACCATTTCATGGCCGGTTTCGGCCAGCTGATCGGCGGCGTGGTGCATGTGCACACCGACGGCCTGCTGGTGCGCGACGACTACCGCCGCATCGCGTACAGCCGGGTGCAGCGGCCGATCTGGCCGCTGGACGAGGCCTTGCAGGGGGAGCTGCTGTACTGA
- a CDS encoding AAA family ATPase, with amino-acid sequence MPALKSLVIENFVAFQQPLEWRQHASLNVIIGENDTGKTHLLKLLYSMSRAIEDYSRKQAGPEPKDLPELLAQKLRWTFLPQKMELGRLVTRGSGNRLSVDLSWNAAGRLKFAFGKDTVSRIVELQTHGLPALHGSKATFLPPKEILSIFDAIVATRETVEIAAFDDTYYDLVQDFRQPTTSGSLQANIKRALAHLEDVTGGGEVEMEKDGNIVFRRGKETFNMHQTAEGIKKIGILSRLMRNRRLTPAGGCMLFVDEPEVNLHPKAIVLFAEMLHEFAQSGIQVYLTTHSYFLLKRLEQLARENQADYSLLDLRKQEGAGVVGMVTMLAEGLPDNPIVAESLRLFDLDVQLDLAG; translated from the coding sequence ATGCCCGCATTGAAATCACTCGTCATCGAAAACTTCGTCGCATTCCAGCAGCCGCTGGAGTGGCGGCAACACGCTTCGCTCAATGTGATCATTGGCGAAAACGATACGGGCAAGACGCATCTGCTGAAGCTGCTGTACTCGATGAGCCGGGCCATCGAGGACTACTCCAGGAAACAGGCTGGTCCCGAGCCCAAAGACCTGCCCGAATTGCTCGCACAGAAACTGCGCTGGACTTTCCTGCCACAGAAAATGGAACTGGGACGACTGGTGACGCGTGGTTCGGGCAATCGCCTGAGCGTGGACTTGAGCTGGAACGCCGCTGGACGCTTGAAATTCGCCTTCGGTAAGGACACGGTGAGCAGGATCGTCGAACTGCAGACCCATGGCTTGCCTGCACTCCATGGCAGCAAGGCGACCTTCCTGCCACCCAAGGAAATCCTGTCGATCTTCGATGCGATCGTGGCGACACGCGAGACGGTCGAGATCGCCGCTTTCGACGACACCTATTACGACCTGGTGCAGGATTTCCGGCAGCCTACGACCTCGGGCTCGCTGCAGGCCAACATCAAGAGGGCCCTGGCCCACCTGGAGGACGTGACCGGCGGCGGCGAGGTCGAGATGGAAAAGGACGGCAACATCGTCTTTCGCCGCGGCAAGGAGACGTTCAACATGCACCAGACGGCCGAGGGCATCAAGAAGATCGGCATCCTGTCGCGGCTGATGCGCAACCGCCGCCTGACACCGGCGGGCGGCTGCATGCTGTTCGTGGATGAGCCCGAGGTCAACCTGCATCCCAAGGCCATCGTGCTGTTCGCGGAGATGCTGCACGAATTCGCACAGTCCGGGATCCAGGTGTACCTGACGACGCACAGCTACTTCCTGCTCAAGCGCCTGGAGCAGTTGGCGCGCGAAAACCAGGCGGACTACTCCCTGCTGGACTTGCGAAAGCAGGAGGGGGCAGGCGTTGTCGGCATGGTGACCATGCTGGCCGAAGGCTTGCCGGACAACCCCATTGTTGCGGAGTCGCTGCGCCTGTTCGATCTCGACGTGCAACTGGACCTGGCGGGCTGA
- a CDS encoding ABC transporter ATP-binding protein gives MNTTIAPVLQVRDLKKHYRVDTGLWSRRSPPVHAVDGISFDIARGETLGLVGESGCGKSTVGKLILRLVDPTAGKLHVAGVRIDGMRASAMRPYRRNMQAIFQDPYSSLNPRMRARELVAEPLRNFGGGDEAAIRQRVATLFEQVGLRPDQMERFAHEFSGGQRQRLVIARAMALEPGLIICDEAVSALDVSVQAQVINLLGDVQKQMGVSYLFISHDLAVIEHLCHRVAVMYLGRIVEITDKRSLFARPLHPYTQALLSAAPVPDPTRKVERIILDGDVPSPIHRPSGCHFHTRCPYAMDRCRVEEPLLREPRAGHRVACHLAS, from the coding sequence ATGAACACCACCATCGCTCCCGTGCTCCAGGTGCGCGACCTGAAGAAGCATTACCGCGTCGATACCGGCCTGTGGTCGCGCCGCTCGCCGCCGGTGCATGCGGTGGACGGCATCAGCTTCGACATCGCCCGCGGCGAGACGCTGGGCCTGGTCGGCGAATCGGGCTGCGGCAAGTCCACCGTGGGCAAGCTGATCCTGCGCCTGGTCGACCCCACGGCCGGCAAGCTGCATGTGGCCGGCGTGCGCATCGACGGCATGCGGGCCTCGGCCATGCGGCCCTACCGGCGCAACATGCAGGCGATCTTCCAGGACCCGTATTCCTCGCTCAACCCGCGCATGCGGGCACGCGAGCTGGTGGCCGAGCCGCTGCGCAATTTCGGCGGCGGCGACGAGGCCGCAATCCGCCAGCGCGTGGCCACCCTGTTCGAGCAGGTCGGCCTGCGGCCGGACCAGATGGAGCGCTTCGCCCACGAGTTCTCCGGCGGCCAGCGCCAGCGCCTGGTGATCGCCCGCGCGATGGCGCTGGAGCCGGGACTGATCATCTGCGACGAGGCGGTCTCCGCGCTGGACGTCTCGGTGCAGGCCCAGGTCATCAACCTGCTGGGCGACGTGCAGAAGCAGATGGGTGTGTCCTATCTCTTCATTTCGCACGACCTGGCGGTGATCGAGCACCTGTGCCACCGGGTGGCGGTGATGTACCTCGGCCGCATCGTCGAGATCACCGACAAGCGCTCGCTCTTCGCCCGCCCCCTGCATCCCTACACCCAGGCGCTGCTGTCGGCCGCGCCGGTGCCGGACCCGACCCGCAAGGTCGAACGCATCATCCTCGACGGCGACGTGCCCAGCCCCATCCACCGGCCGAGCGGTTGCCACTTCCACACCCGCTGCCCCTATGCGATGGACCGCTGCCGGGTGGAGGAGCCGCTGCTGCGCGAGCCGCGGGCGGGGCATCGGGTGGCCTGCCACCTGGCGAGCTGA
- a CDS encoding ABC transporter ATP-binding protein, with translation MALLEVENLRTHFRSRGKVNRSVDGLSFEVDEGETLAIVGESGCGKSVTAMSIMRLFDKGQSASDGAIRFRGRDLLSLSEREMRAIRGNEISMIFQEPMTSLNPVLTIGWQLTETLRLHQKLSKPAARERALAMLKLVRIAEPERRIGQYPHELSGGMRQRVMIAMALACEPQLLIADEPTTALDVTVQAQILDLLRQLRSTMGSAIILITHDLGVVAEMAQRVVVMYAGRKVEEASVAELFARPLHPYTQALLKSMPRLSSEGGAESEQARLTEIPGVVPALVDEIPGCVFAPRCAFAVERCSRECPPLLAEDGHAVACWEIRRTAEAIA, from the coding sequence ATGGCACTGCTCGAAGTCGAGAACCTGCGCACCCACTTCCGCAGCCGCGGCAAGGTCAACCGCTCGGTGGACGGACTGTCCTTCGAGGTCGACGAAGGCGAGACGCTCGCCATCGTCGGCGAGAGCGGCTGCGGCAAGTCGGTCACCGCGATGTCCATCATGCGGCTGTTCGACAAGGGCCAGAGCGCCAGCGACGGCGCGATCCGCTTCCGCGGCCGCGACCTGTTGAGCCTGTCCGAGCGCGAGATGCGCGCCATCCGCGGCAACGAGATCTCGATGATCTTCCAGGAGCCGATGACCAGCCTGAACCCGGTGCTGACCATCGGCTGGCAGCTCACCGAGACGCTGCGGCTGCACCAGAAGCTTTCGAAGCCCGCCGCGCGCGAACGGGCGCTGGCCATGCTGAAGCTGGTGCGCATCGCCGAGCCGGAGCGGCGCATCGGCCAGTATCCGCACGAACTCTCGGGCGGCATGCGCCAGCGGGTGATGATCGCCATGGCGCTGGCCTGCGAACCCCAGCTGTTGATCGCCGACGAACCCACCACCGCGCTCGACGTGACGGTGCAGGCGCAGATCCTCGACCTGCTGCGCCAGCTGCGCAGCACCATGGGCTCGGCCATCATCCTGATCACCCACGACCTGGGCGTGGTGGCCGAGATGGCCCAGCGGGTGGTGGTGATGTATGCCGGCCGCAAGGTCGAGGAGGCCAGCGTGGCAGAGCTGTTCGCCCGGCCGCTGCATCCCTATACCCAGGCGCTGCTCAAGTCGATGCCGCGCCTGTCCAGCGAGGGCGGCGCCGAAAGCGAACAGGCCCGGCTGACCGAGATCCCGGGCGTGGTGCCGGCGCTGGTCGACGAGATCCCCGGCTGCGTCTTCGCCCCGCGCTGCGCCTTCGCCGTGGAACGCTGCAGCCGCGAATGCCCGCCCCTGCTGGCCGAGGACGGCCATGCCGTGGCCTGCTGGGAAATCCGCCGCACCGCCGAGGCCATCGCATGA
- a CDS encoding ABC transporter permease, producing MSALPISLTPQPARPPLLLPVRQRRGLAGIAQRHPSLLLGATLLLLIVLLAVFAPWLGTVDPTAIAPSQRIRAPSAAHWFGTDMLGRDIYSRVLYGARVSLTVGFSVAALSTVLGLFIGVLSGYSRWADNLIMRINDGLMAIPSILLAISLMALTRASMSNVVIAVTVAELPRAARLVRGVVLGAREQPYVDAAITAGTPLPRLIWKHILPNTLAPLAVQASYVCASAMLIEASLSFIGVGTPPITPSWGNIMSDGRSLWQVKPFVVFIPAVFLSATVLAVNMLGDGLRDAFDPRMNNRR from the coding sequence ATGTCCGCCCTGCCCATCTCCCTCACCCCGCAGCCGGCGCGACCTCCCCTGCTGCTGCCGGTGCGCCAGCGGCGCGGCCTGGCGGGCATCGCCCAGCGCCATCCCAGCCTGCTGCTGGGCGCCACGCTGCTGCTGCTGATCGTGCTGCTGGCGGTGTTCGCGCCCTGGCTGGGCACGGTCGATCCCACCGCCATCGCGCCCAGCCAGCGCATACGCGCGCCCTCGGCCGCACACTGGTTCGGCACCGACATGCTGGGCCGCGACATCTACTCGCGGGTGCTCTACGGGGCGCGGGTGTCGCTCACCGTGGGTTTCTCGGTGGCGGCGCTGTCCACCGTGCTGGGGCTCTTCATCGGCGTGCTCTCGGGCTATTCGCGCTGGGCCGACAACCTGATCATGCGCATCAACGACGGGCTGATGGCCATCCCCTCCATCCTGCTGGCGATCTCGCTGATGGCGCTGACCCGCGCCAGCATGTCCAACGTGGTGATTGCCGTCACCGTGGCCGAGCTGCCGCGTGCCGCCCGCCTGGTGCGCGGCGTGGTGCTGGGCGCCCGCGAGCAGCCCTATGTGGACGCCGCCATCACCGCCGGCACGCCCCTGCCGCGGCTGATCTGGAAACACATCCTGCCCAACACCCTGGCGCCGCTGGCGGTGCAGGCGAGTTATGTCTGCGCCAGCGCGATGCTGATCGAGGCCTCGCTGTCCTTCATCGGCGTGGGCACGCCGCCGATCACGCCCTCGTGGGGCAACATCATGTCCGACGGGCGCTCGCTCTGGCAGGTCAAGCCCTTCGTGGTGTTCATCCCCGCCGTGTTCCTGTCGGCCACGGTGCTGGCGGTGAACATGCTGGGCGACGGCCTGCGCGACGCCTTCGACCCCCGCATGAACAACCGGCGCTGA